A window of Streptomyces sp. SAI-127 contains these coding sequences:
- a CDS encoding spermidine/putrescine ABC transporter substrate-binding protein, producing MEQYEPDRLSPAQVAAMRRSFRSGRAAMTRRSLLRASAGGALTVGGLGALSACGIPAAGNTKGGVSAEDHSAKEKVVNFSNWTEYIDVDESEKHHPTLDQFRKRTGISVKYTEDINDNVEFFGKIKPQLAAGQDTGRDIIVLTDWLAARLIRLGWVQKLDASNLPHAYANLSAQFRDPDWDPGRAYSYVWQGISTVIAYNKKALDGVEVKSVSDLLDNAKLKGRVGFLSEMRDSIGMTLLDMGKDPAHFTADDYDAAIARLQKAVDKGQIRRFTGNDYTSDLTSGDFAACIAWAGDVVQLKADSPDIDFIIPDSGYMTSTDNMLIPNKARHKTNAERLIDFYYEPKPAAELAAYINYVSPVDGVKPELEKLDPDAANNPLIIPDKAMAAKSHAFRSLSSKEETAFEEKFAKLTGA from the coding sequence ATGGAGCAGTACGAGCCCGACCGCCTGTCCCCGGCCCAAGTGGCCGCCATGCGGCGCAGCTTCCGAAGCGGCCGGGCCGCCATGACCCGGCGGTCCCTGTTGCGTGCCTCCGCGGGCGGCGCGCTCACGGTCGGCGGCCTCGGGGCGCTGAGCGCCTGCGGCATCCCCGCGGCCGGCAACACCAAGGGCGGTGTCTCCGCGGAGGACCACTCCGCCAAGGAGAAGGTCGTCAACTTCTCCAACTGGACCGAGTACATCGACGTGGACGAGAGCGAGAAGCACCACCCCACGCTCGACCAGTTCAGGAAACGGACCGGCATCTCGGTGAAGTACACCGAGGACATCAACGACAACGTCGAGTTCTTCGGGAAGATCAAGCCGCAGCTGGCCGCCGGTCAGGACACCGGGCGCGACATCATCGTCCTCACGGACTGGCTTGCCGCCCGGCTCATCCGGCTCGGGTGGGTCCAGAAACTGGACGCCTCCAACCTCCCGCACGCGTACGCCAATCTGTCCGCGCAGTTCCGTGACCCGGACTGGGACCCCGGTCGGGCCTACAGCTATGTGTGGCAGGGCATCTCGACCGTCATCGCCTACAACAAGAAGGCCCTGGACGGCGTGGAGGTGAAGTCGGTCTCCGACCTGCTCGACAACGCCAAGCTCAAGGGGCGCGTCGGCTTCCTGTCGGAGATGCGCGACAGCATCGGCATGACCCTGCTCGACATGGGCAAGGACCCGGCGCACTTCACCGCCGACGACTACGACGCGGCGATCGCACGGCTCCAGAAGGCCGTCGACAAGGGGCAGATCCGCCGCTTCACCGGCAACGACTACACCTCCGACCTGACCAGCGGCGACTTCGCGGCCTGTATCGCCTGGGCCGGTGACGTCGTACAGCTGAAGGCGGACAGTCCGGACATCGACTTCATCATCCCCGACAGCGGATACATGACGTCGACCGACAACATGCTGATCCCCAACAAGGCGCGTCACAAGACGAACGCCGAGCGGCTCATCGACTTCTACTACGAGCCGAAGCCGGCCGCCGAGCTCGCCGCCTACATCAACTACGTGTCTCCGGTCGACGGTGTGAAGCCCGAGCTGGAGAAGCTCGACCCGGATGCGGCGAACAACCCGCTGATCATCCCCGACAAGGCCATGGCCGCGAAGTCCCACGCCTTCCGCTCCCTGAGCTCGAAGGAAGAGACGGCCTTTGAAGAGAAGTTCGCGAAGCTGACTGGGGCGTGA
- a CDS encoding gamma-aminobutyraldehyde dehydrogenase → MHKPGSATPDRFAAQERFAEGAQFIGGRLTTGTSGRTHAVVDPASGEEVFTYELAGVEDVDAAVAAARAAFPGWAALTPGERSDALHRFAAVLAECAEDFARAESLQCGKPLKLTREFDVPGTIDNTAFFAGAARHLQGQSAGEYSGDHTSYVRREPIGVVGSIAPWNYPLQMAAWKILPAIAAGNTIVLKPAEITPLTSLLFAQAATRAGIPDGVINIVTGTGKEAGERLVGHPDVAMTSFTGSTAVGRRVAEIATATVKRLHLELGGKAPFVVFDDADLEAAVNGAVAGALINTGQDCTAATRAYVQRPLYDAFVEKTAALMETVRLGDPFAAGTDLGPLISHVQRDRVAGFVDRARAYARVVTGGEVPEGELAKGAYYRPTLVADAAQDSEIVQSEIFGPVLVVLPFDSDDEGIRLANDTPYGLAASAWSRDVYRANRATREIKAGCVWVNDHIPIISEMPHGGYKASGFGKDMSSYSFEEYTQIKHVMFDNTAVAAKDWHRTIFGDR, encoded by the coding sequence ATGCACAAGCCGGGCAGTGCCACCCCGGACCGGTTCGCGGCCCAGGAGCGGTTCGCCGAAGGCGCGCAGTTCATCGGGGGGCGCCTCACCACGGGGACCTCCGGTCGTACGCACGCGGTCGTGGATCCCGCGAGTGGGGAAGAGGTCTTCACCTACGAGCTTGCAGGCGTCGAGGATGTGGACGCCGCCGTCGCCGCGGCTCGCGCTGCCTTCCCTGGCTGGGCGGCCCTCACCCCCGGTGAGCGGTCCGACGCCCTGCACCGGTTCGCCGCCGTGCTCGCCGAGTGCGCCGAGGACTTCGCCCGGGCGGAGTCGCTCCAGTGCGGGAAGCCGCTGAAGCTGACCCGGGAGTTCGACGTCCCGGGCACGATCGACAACACCGCCTTCTTCGCCGGTGCCGCCCGGCATCTGCAGGGACAGTCCGCCGGGGAGTACTCCGGTGACCACACGTCGTACGTCAGGCGCGAGCCCATCGGTGTCGTGGGGTCCATCGCGCCCTGGAACTATCCCCTTCAGATGGCCGCCTGGAAGATCCTTCCGGCGATCGCCGCGGGCAACACGATCGTGCTCAAGCCCGCCGAGATCACCCCGCTCACCTCGCTGCTCTTCGCCCAGGCCGCCACCCGGGCGGGCATTCCCGACGGTGTCATCAACATCGTCACGGGGACCGGGAAAGAGGCCGGGGAGCGTCTGGTCGGCCATCCCGACGTGGCCATGACCTCGTTCACCGGGTCGACGGCCGTGGGCAGGCGCGTGGCCGAGATCGCCACCGCCACCGTCAAGCGGCTGCACCTGGAGCTCGGCGGCAAGGCTCCCTTCGTCGTCTTCGACGACGCCGACCTGGAAGCCGCCGTCAACGGAGCCGTCGCGGGCGCGCTCATCAACACCGGGCAGGACTGTACGGCCGCCACGCGCGCGTACGTGCAGCGGCCGCTGTACGACGCCTTCGTCGAGAAGACCGCCGCGCTCATGGAGACCGTCCGGCTCGGGGACCCGTTCGCCGCCGGCACCGATCTCGGGCCGCTCATCTCGCACGTCCAGCGGGACCGGGTCGCCGGGTTCGTCGACCGTGCGCGTGCCTACGCGCGCGTGGTGACCGGTGGCGAGGTGCCCGAGGGGGAGCTCGCCAAGGGGGCGTACTACAGGCCCACACTCGTCGCCGACGCCGCCCAGGACAGCGAGATCGTCCAGTCCGAGATCTTCGGACCCGTTCTTGTCGTCCTGCCGTTCGACAGCGACGACGAAGGCATCCGGCTCGCCAACGACACCCCCTACGGGCTCGCCGCCTCCGCCTGGAGCCGGGACGTCTACCGGGCGAACCGGGCCACCCGTGAGATCAAGGCCGGGTGTGTGTGGGTCAACGACCACATCCCGATCATCAGCGAGATGCCGCACGGCGGGTACAAGGCGTCCGGCTTCGGCAAGGACATGTCCTCGTACTCGTTCGAGGAGTACACCCAGATCAAACACGTCATGTTCGACAACACGGCGGTGGCGGCGAAGGACTGGCACCGCACGATCTTCGGGGACCGATAG
- a CDS encoding NADAR family protein, translated as MGKITGTIDSQDALVKLVRAGAKIKYLHFWGHRPRPDGRAGASCLSQWWPSPFVVDGVTYATAEHWMMAGKARLFEDQEAERRILAAGSPAQAKNVGRLVRRFDEQTWLRERFGIVVEGSVHKFAAHADLREFLLNTGDRVLVEASPMDRVWGIGLAADDEAAGDPERWRGPNLLGFALMEARHRLRNA; from the coding sequence ATGGGGAAGATCACGGGGACGATCGATTCGCAGGATGCCCTGGTCAAGCTGGTCCGGGCCGGAGCGAAGATCAAGTACCTGCACTTCTGGGGACACCGCCCGCGTCCGGACGGCCGGGCCGGCGCGAGCTGTCTGAGCCAGTGGTGGCCGTCACCGTTCGTGGTGGACGGAGTGACCTATGCGACCGCCGAGCACTGGATGATGGCGGGCAAGGCGCGCCTTTTCGAAGATCAGGAGGCCGAGCGCCGCATCCTGGCGGCCGGATCCCCGGCTCAGGCCAAGAACGTGGGCCGGCTGGTCCGTCGTTTCGACGAGCAGACCTGGCTGCGCGAGCGCTTCGGGATCGTCGTCGAGGGCAGCGTCCACAAGTTCGCGGCGCACGCGGACCTTCGGGAGTTCCTCCTGAACACCGGCGACCGGGTTCTGGTGGAGGCCAGCCCGATGGACCGGGTCTGGGGCATCGGCCTCGCGGCGGACGACGAGGCGGCGGGCGACCCGGAGCGCTGGCGAGGCCCGAACCTCCTGGGCTTCGCGCTGATGGAGGCGCGACACCGCCTCAGAAACGCCTGA
- a CDS encoding DUF4190 domain-containing protein, with protein MTDGTQSSGDSRDPWAPPESGPSLEKSPSPGAGQPPSPPVHDQPTVTSVPNDGYGFPPPGAAGPAPTPGYGYPGQEQGVPGPGIPGGPASVPPPPIGPEGPGAPVGYGYPNYPQGYGGWPAPPMPPQNGMGVAAMVLGILSCALFCMYGILSLVLGVLAIVFGIKGRKRAERGEATNHGQAQAGFIMGIIGTILGVAVIVLLAIGITAAINSEDDSDYYDGSLAVVAASASVA; from the coding sequence ATGACGGACGGAACGCAGTCGAGCGGGGACAGTCGGGACCCGTGGGCGCCGCCGGAGAGTGGGCCTTCGCTGGAGAAGAGTCCGTCGCCCGGTGCTGGTCAGCCGCCGTCGCCGCCCGTGCATGATCAGCCCACCGTGACGTCCGTGCCGAACGACGGCTACGGCTTTCCGCCTCCCGGAGCCGCGGGACCCGCCCCCACTCCCGGTTACGGCTACCCCGGCCAGGAACAGGGCGTGCCCGGACCCGGTATACCCGGCGGGCCCGCCTCCGTGCCGCCGCCGCCCATCGGGCCCGAGGGCCCCGGCGCCCCCGTCGGCTACGGCTACCCCAACTACCCGCAGGGGTACGGCGGTTGGCCCGCCCCGCCGATGCCCCCGCAGAACGGTATGGGGGTCGCGGCGATGGTGCTGGGCATCCTGTCCTGCGCGCTGTTCTGCATGTACGGCATCCTCTCGCTGGTGCTCGGCGTCCTCGCCATCGTCTTCGGGATCAAGGGACGGAAGAGGGCCGAGCGGGGCGAGGCCACCAACCACGGTCAGGCACAGGCCGGATTCATCATGGGGATCATCGGGACGATCCTCGGCGTCGCCGTGATCGTGCTGCTCGCCATCGGCATCACCGCCGCCATCAACTCGGAGGACGACTCCGACTACTACGACGGCTCCCTCGCCGTCGTGGCGGCCTCCGCCTCGGTGGCGTAG
- a CDS encoding glycerophosphodiester phosphodiesterase, producing MQKLTAVAHRGDPYHVRENTIDSLRAALDRGADAVEIDVRLTRDGVPVLLHDETLKRLWEHDRPLLALSADEVRGLTDGRVPTLAEALRATEGHRLMLDLPGTREVRVARRVVDVVRECGAQDRVYYCADATAMLAVRAADPSAEIALTWTTLAPPRPTLLDAVRPRWLNYRFGLIDRGLADRIHADGYLISVWTPDTRRSMRRLADVGVDSITTNRVDVLCALRARANGSQADTYGSDTRDS from the coding sequence ATGCAGAAGCTGACGGCCGTGGCACACCGCGGCGACCCCTACCACGTCCGTGAGAACACGATCGACTCCCTGCGTGCCGCGCTCGACCGGGGCGCGGACGCGGTGGAGATCGACGTACGGCTCACCAGGGACGGCGTACCGGTGCTGCTGCACGACGAGACGCTGAAGCGACTGTGGGAGCACGACCGCCCCCTCCTCGCCCTGTCGGCGGACGAGGTACGAGGGCTGACGGACGGCAGGGTGCCGACGCTCGCGGAGGCCCTCCGGGCCACGGAGGGCCACCGCCTGATGCTCGACCTGCCCGGCACGAGAGAGGTACGGGTCGCCCGCCGCGTCGTCGACGTGGTCCGCGAGTGCGGAGCCCAGGACCGCGTCTACTACTGCGCCGACGCCACCGCCATGCTCGCCGTACGCGCGGCCGACCCGTCCGCGGAGATCGCGCTCACCTGGACGACCCTCGCGCCCCCGCGTCCCACCCTCCTGGACGCGGTGCGGCCCCGCTGGCTCAACTACCGTTTCGGCCTGATCGACCGCGGCCTCGCCGACCGTATCCACGCCGACGGCTATCTGATCTCCGTCTGGACCCCCGACACCCGCCGCTCGATGCGCCGCCTGGCCGACGTCGGCGTCGACTCGATCACGACGAACCGGGTGGACGTGCTCTGCGCACTGAGAGCACGGGCGAACGGGAGTCAGGCGGACACCTACGGCTCCGACACCCGGGACTCCTGA
- a CDS encoding sigma-70 family RNA polymerase sigma factor — translation MDTRQWRDIIAAAQDGDRRALDELVEGWLPLVYNIVGRALNGHADVDDVVQETMLRAVDNLGSLRDPDSFRSWLVAIAMRQIRDRARRRTPAPLDESATGGAADFAELTVLRLQLEGQRREVAEAVRWLDDEDRQLLSLWWLEVAGELTRRELAAAVGISRQHAAVRVQRMKERLETSRGIVRALDGACPDLRELTARWNGRPDSVWRKRLARHIRGCGYCGDTRESVAVVPPERLLVGIALVPLPVGFTLSLALGGKTAAAATVTVASASWSAKVLSALTQPVIAATAGATIVAGGAYVVTQTPDAPPPKVAVSPTAASTHRPPPVADTPPVSPSPSPSATPAKTVLYGSVVDAVDRAPDPDTPPAALPHRPETGVTSTGGAHAVMNHRGDSVTLTGKGYVLVRWQISPQYRAGGLVMPSWTGLRGELFHVASGGGRRMDDPVSATDSTATGMGNSTVGYAVLPAGTQQMWQNEYFYLDGSVTLTVNERGADYGLSVFPSSWDAAEKDITTGPDQGVKRYGLVRDTGKDDTPVPQYVTRSTPADAATVPQESRVSEP, via the coding sequence GTGGACACGCGGCAGTGGCGCGACATCATCGCGGCGGCGCAGGACGGCGACCGGCGGGCGCTGGACGAGCTCGTCGAAGGCTGGCTGCCGCTGGTGTACAACATCGTCGGCCGCGCCCTGAACGGCCACGCCGATGTCGACGACGTCGTCCAGGAGACCATGCTGCGGGCCGTCGACAACCTCGGCAGCCTCCGCGATCCGGACAGCTTCCGGTCCTGGCTGGTCGCCATCGCCATGCGGCAGATACGGGACCGGGCCCGCCGCAGGACCCCCGCGCCGCTGGACGAGTCGGCCACGGGCGGAGCCGCCGACTTCGCCGAACTGACCGTCCTGCGGCTCCAGTTGGAGGGGCAGCGGCGCGAGGTCGCGGAGGCGGTGCGCTGGCTCGACGACGAGGACCGGCAACTGCTCTCGCTGTGGTGGCTGGAGGTCGCCGGCGAGCTCACCCGACGGGAACTGGCCGCCGCCGTCGGCATCAGCAGGCAGCACGCCGCCGTACGCGTCCAGCGGATGAAGGAGCGCCTGGAGACCTCCCGGGGCATCGTCCGCGCCCTCGACGGAGCCTGCCCCGACCTGCGCGAACTGACCGCCCGCTGGAACGGCCGCCCCGACTCGGTCTGGCGCAAGCGGCTGGCCCGGCACATCCGCGGCTGCGGCTACTGCGGAGACACCCGCGAGTCCGTCGCCGTCGTACCGCCGGAACGGCTGCTCGTCGGGATCGCGCTGGTGCCGCTCCCGGTCGGATTCACCCTCTCGCTGGCCCTCGGCGGCAAGACGGCCGCGGCCGCCACCGTCACGGTCGCGTCCGCCAGCTGGTCCGCCAAGGTGCTGAGCGCCCTCACTCAGCCCGTCATCGCGGCCACCGCGGGGGCGACGATCGTCGCGGGCGGGGCGTACGTCGTCACACAGACCCCGGACGCCCCGCCGCCGAAAGTGGCGGTCTCGCCCACGGCGGCGAGCACACATCGGCCGCCACCCGTGGCGGACACCCCGCCGGTCTCCCCTTCGCCTTCCCCGTCGGCGACACCCGCGAAGACCGTCCTCTACGGCAGCGTCGTCGACGCCGTCGACCGGGCTCCGGACCCCGACACCCCTCCCGCCGCCCTGCCGCACCGGCCCGAGACCGGCGTCACCAGCACCGGCGGCGCGCACGCCGTCATGAACCACCGCGGGGACAGCGTCACGCTCACCGGCAAGGGCTATGTCCTCGTCCGCTGGCAGATCTCCCCGCAGTACCGGGCCGGCGGCCTGGTCATGCCGTCCTGGACCGGCCTGAGGGGCGAGCTCTTCCACGTCGCCTCGGGCGGCGGCCGCCGTATGGACGACCCCGTCAGCGCGACCGACAGCACCGCCACCGGCATGGGCAACTCCACCGTCGGCTACGCCGTCCTGCCCGCCGGCACCCAGCAGATGTGGCAGAACGAGTACTTCTACCTCGACGGCAGCGTCACCCTCACGGTCAACGAACGCGGCGCCGACTACGGTCTCAGCGTCTTCCCGTCCAGCTGGGACGCGGCGGAGAAGGACATCACCACCGGCCCCGACCAGGGCGTCAAGCGCTACGGCCTGGTCCGCGACACCGGCAAGGACGACACCCCCGTGCCGCAGTACGTCACCCGCTCGACTCCCGCCGACGCGGCGACCGTCCCTCAGGAGTCCCGGGTGTCGGAGCCGTAG
- a CDS encoding serine hydrolase domain-containing protein produces MRDLRRRSILAGALAVPLTAGLPTSSATAHSACAPDGKALRAALAGLPDADATAALVRVGGTGGDWRGSSGVHDLVSGRPADPGARFRAGSTTKVVTAAAVLRLVAEGRIDLNTPVQRYLPGLLGSRFRPVTVRHLLNHTSGIPAGDGLGTTFEEVYAHRFDTLTPQRVAASAGAKQPEFCPGKQQHYLNINYTFLGLLIERVTGRPYAAEAARLVLAPAGMRDTYFPGTDPRIIGPHNRGYQAVRRADGTTEFVDVTEWNQADRFAAGDMISTTADLERLLTCLFRGRIVERPQLKEVFSVPSGITGASYSAGGLQRFESDGKVYWVKSGGRYGYNSAIAATRDLSRTVVYSVNSTDAKSEDANPVIVRIITAALK; encoded by the coding sequence GTGCGTGACCTTCGTCGCAGAAGCATCCTCGCCGGCGCTCTCGCCGTGCCCCTGACCGCCGGACTGCCGACCTCGTCGGCGACCGCGCACAGCGCCTGCGCACCGGACGGCAAGGCGCTGCGCGCGGCGCTCGCGGGCCTCCCCGACGCGGACGCCACCGCGGCCCTGGTCCGGGTCGGTGGCACCGGCGGGGACTGGCGCGGCAGCTCGGGCGTGCACGACCTGGTCAGCGGGCGGCCCGCCGATCCGGGCGCGCGGTTCCGGGCCGGTTCCACGACGAAGGTGGTCACGGCGGCGGCCGTACTGCGCCTGGTGGCCGAGGGACGGATCGACCTGAACACACCGGTCCAGCGCTACCTGCCCGGCCTCCTCGGCTCGCGGTTCCGGCCGGTCACCGTACGGCACCTGCTCAACCACACCAGCGGCATCCCGGCGGGCGACGGTCTCGGCACCACCTTCGAGGAGGTGTACGCCCACCGCTTCGACACGCTCACCCCTCAGCGGGTCGCCGCGTCCGCGGGCGCGAAGCAGCCGGAGTTCTGCCCGGGGAAGCAGCAGCACTACCTCAACATCAACTACACGTTCCTCGGCCTGCTGATCGAGAGGGTGACCGGGCGGCCGTACGCCGCCGAGGCCGCCCGGCTGGTGCTGGCGCCGGCCGGGATGCGGGACACGTACTTCCCGGGCACCGACCCGCGCATCATCGGCCCGCACAACCGGGGCTACCAGGCGGTGCGGAGGGCCGACGGGACGACGGAGTTCGTGGACGTCACGGAGTGGAACCAGGCGGACCGGTTCGCGGCCGGGGACATGATCTCCACGACCGCGGACCTGGAGCGGCTGCTCACCTGCCTCTTCCGGGGCCGGATCGTCGAGCGGCCGCAGCTGAAGGAGGTGTTCTCGGTCCCGTCGGGCATCACCGGCGCGAGTTACAGCGCGGGCGGCCTCCAGCGCTTCGAGTCCGACGGGAAGGTCTACTGGGTCAAGTCCGGCGGCCGGTACGGCTACAACTCGGCGATCGCCGCCACCCGCGACCTGAGCCGCACCGTCGTCTACTCGGTCAACTCCACCGACGCGAAGAGCGAGGACGCGAACCCCGTCATCGTCCGGATCATCACGGCCGCACTCAAGTAG
- a CDS encoding SRPBCC family protein yields the protein MSASLVETVDIEAPVAVAWALWSDVTRWPTFLSHVRLVERLDERRFAWQLQLPGADKNFVAELTEVIAEDRIAWHTVEGVHHAGVVTFHRLSDTTSRVTLQIEYDPKGFVEHLGALTNLDSALANYDLGEFQKLAETAAP from the coding sequence ATGTCCGCGTCCCTCGTGGAAACGGTCGATATCGAGGCTCCCGTCGCTGTCGCATGGGCCCTGTGGAGCGATGTGACCCGGTGGCCGACCTTTCTGAGCCACGTACGCCTGGTGGAGCGGCTGGACGAACGTCGTTTCGCCTGGCAGCTGCAACTGCCCGGCGCCGACAAGAACTTCGTCGCCGAGCTCACCGAGGTCATTGCCGAGGACCGCATCGCCTGGCACACGGTGGAGGGGGTTCACCACGCGGGCGTGGTCACCTTCCACCGGCTCAGTGACACCACGAGCCGGGTGACGCTGCAGATCGAGTACGACCCGAAGGGGTTCGTCGAGCACCTCGGCGCGCTGACGAACCTCGACTCCGCACTCGCCAACTACGACCTCGGCGAGTTCCAGAAGCTGGCGGAGACCGCCGCGCCCTGA
- a CDS encoding gamma-aminobutyraldehyde dehydrogenase yields MSTELRRLRNYIDGEFRDAADGRTTEVVNPATGEAYATAPLSGQADVDAAMAAAAAAFPGWRDVTPAERQKALLKIADAFEERAEELIAAEVENTGKPIGLTRSEEIPPMVDQIRFFAGAARMLEGRSAGEYMEGLTSIVRREPVGVCAQVAPWNYPMMMAVWKFAPAIAAGNTVVLKPSDTTPASTVLIAEIIGGILPKGVFNVITGDRDTGRLMVEHPTPAMASITGSVRAGMSVAESASRDLKRVHLELGGKAPVVVFEDTDIAKAVEDISVAGFFNAGQDCTAATRVLVQSSIHDEFVAALAKAAADTKTGQPDDEDVLYGPLNNPNQLKQVSGFIERLPAHAKVESGGHQVGEKGYFYAPTVVSGLKQDDEIIQKEVFGPVITVQSFSDEEQAVSWANGVEYALASSVWTKDHGRAMRMSKKLDFGCVWINTHIPLVAEMPHGGFKKSGYGKDLSGYGFDDYTRIKHVMTSLDA; encoded by the coding sequence GTGAGCACCGAGCTGCGTCGTCTGCGCAACTACATCGACGGTGAGTTCCGGGACGCCGCCGACGGGCGCACCACCGAGGTGGTCAACCCCGCGACCGGTGAGGCGTACGCGACCGCTCCGCTGTCCGGGCAGGCGGACGTGGACGCGGCGATGGCCGCCGCTGCCGCCGCCTTCCCGGGCTGGCGTGACGTCACCCCCGCCGAGCGGCAGAAGGCCCTCCTGAAGATCGCGGACGCGTTCGAGGAGCGGGCCGAGGAGCTCATCGCGGCCGAGGTGGAGAACACCGGCAAGCCGATCGGGCTCACGCGGTCCGAGGAGATCCCGCCGATGGTCGACCAGATCCGCTTCTTCGCCGGCGCGGCGCGGATGCTGGAGGGGCGGTCGGCCGGCGAGTACATGGAGGGGCTGACCTCCATCGTGCGGCGCGAGCCGGTCGGGGTCTGCGCGCAGGTGGCGCCGTGGAACTACCCGATGATGATGGCCGTGTGGAAGTTCGCGCCGGCGATCGCGGCGGGCAACACCGTGGTGCTGAAGCCGTCGGACACGACGCCTGCGTCGACCGTGCTGATCGCGGAGATCATCGGCGGGATCCTGCCGAAGGGCGTCTTCAACGTCATCACCGGTGACCGGGACACCGGGCGGCTGATGGTCGAGCACCCGACGCCTGCGATGGCGTCCATCACGGGGTCGGTGCGGGCGGGGATGTCCGTGGCCGAGTCCGCGTCCAGGGACCTGAAGCGGGTGCACCTGGAGCTGGGCGGCAAGGCCCCGGTCGTCGTCTTCGAGGACACGGACATCGCGAAGGCCGTCGAGGACATCTCGGTGGCGGGCTTCTTCAACGCCGGGCAGGACTGTACGGCGGCCACGCGGGTGCTGGTGCAGTCCTCGATCCACGACGAGTTCGTCGCGGCGCTGGCGAAGGCCGCGGCCGACACGAAGACCGGACAGCCGGACGACGAGGACGTGCTGTACGGGCCGCTCAACAACCCGAACCAGCTCAAGCAGGTCTCGGGCTTCATCGAGCGGCTGCCCGCGCACGCCAAGGTCGAGTCCGGCGGTCACCAGGTCGGCGAGAAGGGGTACTTCTACGCGCCGACCGTCGTGTCCGGGCTGAAGCAGGACGACGAGATCATCCAGAAGGAGGTCTTCGGACCGGTCATCACGGTCCAGTCCTTCTCGGACGAGGAGCAGGCCGTGTCGTGGGCCAACGGGGTCGAGTACGCGCTCGCCTCCTCGGTGTGGACCAAGGACCACGGCCGCGCGATGCGGATGTCGAAGAAGCTGGACTTCGGGTGCGTGTGGATCAACACGCACATTCCGCTGGTCGCCGAGATGCCTCATGGCGGCTTCAAGAAGTCCGGCTACGGCAAGGACCTCTCGGGCTACGGCTTCGACGACTACACGCGGATCAAGCACGTCATGACGTCGCTGGACGCGTAG
- a CDS encoding Lrp/AsnC family transcriptional regulator: MHSDVVASRSADPKDSRESRSESRNGAGPNLDAVSLAIIEQLQEDGRRPYAAIGKAVGLSEAAVRQRVQKLLDQGVMQIVAVTDPLTVGFRRQAMVGIHVEGDVESVADALSAMSECEYVVMTAGSFDLMVEIVCEDDDHLLEVINRRIRAIPGVRSTESFVYLKLKKQTYMWGTR, translated from the coding sequence GTGCACAGTGACGTCGTGGCCAGTCGAAGCGCAGACCCCAAGGACTCCCGCGAGTCCAGGAGCGAGTCCAGGAACGGCGCCGGCCCGAATCTGGACGCCGTCTCCCTCGCCATCATCGAGCAGCTCCAGGAGGACGGCCGCCGTCCGTACGCCGCGATCGGCAAGGCCGTGGGCCTGTCGGAGGCGGCCGTGCGCCAGCGCGTCCAGAAGCTGCTCGACCAGGGCGTGATGCAGATCGTCGCCGTCACGGACCCGCTCACCGTGGGCTTCCGGCGCCAGGCGATGGTCGGCATTCATGTCGAGGGCGACGTGGAGTCCGTGGCCGACGCGCTGAGCGCCATGTCCGAATGCGAGTACGTGGTGATGACCGCCGGCTCCTTCGACCTGATGGTGGAGATCGTCTGCGAGGACGACGACCACCTCCTGGAGGTCATCAACCGCCGCATCCGGGCCATCCCCGGAGTGCGCTCCACCGAGAGCTTCGTCTATCTGAAGCTCAAGAAGCAGACCTACATGTGGGGAACCCGATAA